CAGGCGGCGCGGCGGCTTGCCCAGGTTCTGCACCCGGGCGACCGTCTCCTGTCCCCGGTAGCAGCCCTTCTGGAGGTGCACGGCGGTGCCGATCCAGCCCAGCTCGTGCGGGATGGTGCGGTGGTCGGTCTCGAAGCCGACGCGCGGGCGGTGCTGCTCGACGCGCAGCGCCTCGTGGGCGAGGATCCCGGCGGGCGGCCCGGCCTCGGCCGCGTAGGACTCCAGGTCCTCGCGGGGCAGGAACAGATCACGGCCGTACGGGGTCTCCCGGACGACGGCGCCCTCGGGGACCCCGGCGATCGAACCGGCCGGCAGGTGCACCACGGCGAAGTCGGCGGTGCGGTCGGCGACTTCGACGCGGTAGAAGAACTTCATCGACTCCAGGTAGGCGATCAGCGCCTCCTGGGTGCCGGGCTCCACATGCGCCCAGACGGTCTCGCCGTCGTCGACCAGATAGAGCGCGTGTTCGATATGGCCGTGGGCGGTGAGGATCAGCGCCTCGGTGGCCCGGCCGGCGGGCAGATCGCTGACGTGCTGGGTGAGCAGCAGGTGCAGCCAGCTCAGCCGGTCCTCGCCAGAGACGGCGACGACACCGCGGTGCGACAGGTCCACGAAACCGGCGCCGTCCGCGAGAGAGCGCTGTTCGCGGAACAGGTCGCCGTAGTGCGCGGCGACGCCTTCGTCCACACCTTCGGCGGGGACGGCGCCGGGCAGCGACAGCAGGGGGCTCTTCATACGGGCAAGCCTACGACGCCGGGTCCGCGCCCTTCCGTGAGCAGTCCGCGCAGCGGCCGAAGATCGCGAAGTGCTTCATGTCGGTGTCGAACCCGAACTGCCGCCGCAGTTTCGCGGTGAACTCGGCGGCCACCTCGACATCGGCCTCGATCACGTTGTCGCAGTCGCGGCAGACCAGGTGGAGGTGGTGGTGGCGGTCGGCCAGGTGGTAGGTCGGCGCACCGTGCCCGAGGTGGGCGTGGCTGACCAGGCCCAGCTCCTCCAGCAGCTCCAGGGTGCGGTAGACGGTGGAGATGTTGACCCCCGACGCCGTCTTGCGTACTTCGCACAGGATGTCGTCGGGGGTCGCGTGTTCGAGGGTGTCCACGGCTTCGAGCACGAGTTGCCGCTGCGGCGTCAGCCGGTAGCCGCGCTGCCTGAGGTCGCTCTTCCAGTCGGTGCTCACCACACCACGAGTCTAGGCCCTGGGGCCGGGGGCCCTACTTGAAGAAGGCGATGCCGTCGTCCGGGAGGTCGTCGGGGAGGGCCTTGGCCCAGCGCTCGACCTCCTCCGGGGTGACGACC
The sequence above is drawn from the Streptomyces sp. SAT1 genome and encodes:
- the ygfZ gene encoding CAF17-like 4Fe-4S cluster assembly/insertion protein YgfZ, whose amino-acid sequence is MKSPLLSLPGAVPAEGVDEGVAAHYGDLFREQRSLADGAGFVDLSHRGVVAVSGEDRLSWLHLLLTQHVSDLPAGRATEALILTAHGHIEHALYLVDDGETVWAHVEPGTQEALIAYLESMKFFYRVEVADRTADFAVVHLPAGSIAGVPEGAVVRETPYGRDLFLPREDLESYAAEAGPPAGILAHEALRVEQHRPRVGFETDHRTIPHELGWIGTAVHLQKGCYRGQETVARVQNLGKPPRRLVFLHLDGSEVHLPAHGTEIRLADEGPDGRRVGQITTSARHHELGPVALALVKRNVPVDARLMAGDTAAAQETVVEP
- a CDS encoding Fur family transcriptional regulator, producing MVSTDWKSDLRQRGYRLTPQRQLVLEAVDTLEHATPDDILCEVRKTASGVNISTVYRTLELLEELGLVSHAHLGHGAPTYHLADRHHHLHLVCRDCDNVIEADVEVAAEFTAKLRRQFGFDTDMKHFAIFGRCADCSRKGADPAS